From Ancylothrix sp. D3o:
TCGTTTGTTGCCCTTTCTGAGAGCCTAAAAACTCGTGGGGAGTTGATTATTCCTGCCTTGATTTTTGCGTTTATTTTGTCCTATATTGGCGCGGTAATTCATTTGGAGGCAATTCTGGGTGCCTTTGCGGCGGGGTTGGTTTTTGACGAAACTGATAAGCGCAAAGAATTGGAAAAACAAGTGCGTCCGATTGCTGATATGTTGGTGCCGGTGTTCTTTGTGGCGGTGGGTGCAAGGACAGATTTGGGAGTATTAAATCCGGCAATTCCGAGTAATCGTGAGGGTTTAATTATTGCGGTGTTTTTAATTGTGGTGGCAATTTTGGGAAAAGTTGTTACCGGCGCTGTGGTGTTTGGCAAAGAAAAAATCAATCGTTGGGCAATTGGTGTGGGGATGATTCCGCGTGGAGAAGTGGGATTAGTTTTTGCCGGTGTTGGTACGGCAAGTGGGGTGTTATCTGATGCTTTGAATGCGGCAATTATTATGATGGTGATTTTGACGACTTTCGTGGCTCCGCCTTTGCTGCGGTTGGCGTTTGGAGATGCGCCTTCTGTTGAGGTGAAAGCAGATTAAGTGTTTGTAGGTTGGGTTATTTAACCCAACCTACCCAACCGGTTTACCAGTTACCAATCACCAATTTTTAACCAATTTTTACTTGATCGGTTTGAACGCTGCTGGCACCATAAACGCCTTGAGCAATGGAGACTAATTTTTGCAAGGTTTGTTGGTCGGGAACTTCGCCTTTTAAGACTACTGTGCTGCCGGTTTGGGCAACCCATAGCCGGTCAAGGTCTGCAACTTGTGAGTCTTGATCGAAGGCTAAGGCTACTCGTTTGGCAAGGCCACTTTGGTCATATTCGCCGTTTAATCCCAGGCGTTCTGGGGCAATGTCGGGTGTTTGGGGGGCGGCGGGGACGCTGTAGCTTTGTTGAGTGTCAGGCGCTGTGACGGTGGCCGGTTGAGATTGGGGTTTTTCGAGGCCGAAGAGTCTTTGTAACC
This genomic window contains:
- a CDS encoding BON domain-containing protein: MGWLQRLFGLEKPQSQPATVTAPDTQQSYSVPAAPQTPDIAPERLGLNGEYDQSGLAKRVALAFDQDSQVADLDRLWVAQTGSTVVLKGEVPDQQTLQKLVSIAQGVYGASSVQTDQVKIG